From a single Metopolophium dirhodum isolate CAU chromosome 6, ASM1992520v1, whole genome shotgun sequence genomic region:
- the LOC132946154 gene encoding ribonuclease H2 subunit A, with the protein MNSNYKVCHTIADVKSTISSENNSFDVRIESDLPESTTTEKCILGIDEAGRGPVLGPMVYGTSYCSVDNQAILKTLGCADSKVLSEQARDDIFDGITKQSEILGWAVHIISPTTISNCSFRRQKCSLNEISHNAAIGLIQRVLDRGVNICEVFVDTVGPPEKYQEKLLSIFPQLKITVSKKADSLFPIVSAASICAKVTRDAALKNWKFIERPGEDIDSNWGSGYPNDPVTKEYLKKNIDPVFGFPSIVRFSWSTAELVLKNNAEQVDWSDEEEEEDKKSVPITSFFGQNSKQVQQKTPFFDDRGLIVTTKF; encoded by the exons atgaacagTAACTATAAAGTTTGCCATACCATTGCTGATGTGAAATCGACGATTTCGTCTGAAAATAATTCATTTGATGTTCGCATTGAATCTGATTTGCCTGAATCAACGACAACTGAGAAATGTATTTTGGGAATTGACGAAGCTGGTCGTGGTCCTGTCctag GTCCAATGGTATATGGTACGTCTTATTGTTCAGTAGACAATCAAGCTATACTAAAGACATTAGGATGTGCCGATTCTAAAGTTTTGTCTGAACAAGCTCGAGATGATATCTTTGATGGAATAACAAAACAATCTGAAATACTTGGATGGGCTGTACACATTATATCACCGACTACAATAAGCAATTGTAGCTTTAGGAG gcAAAAGTGTTCTTTGAATGAAATTTCACATAATGCTGCCATTGGTTTAATACAACGAGTTTTGGATAGAGGAGTAAATATTTGTGAAGTATTTGTAGATACTGTTGGACCTCCCGAAAAGTACCAA gaaaaattattatcaatattccCTCAACTAAAAATCACAGTGTCTAAAAAAGCTGATTCTTTGTTTCCAATTGTAAGTGCTGCTAGTATTTGCGCTAAAGTAACTCGTGACGCTGcgttaaaaaattggaaatttattGAAAGACCTGGAGAAGATATTGATTCAAATTGGGGAAGCGGATACCCAAAtg atCCCGTaacaaaagaatatttaaaaaaaaacatagatcCGGTATTTGGATTTCCTAGTATTGTACGATTTTCTTGGTCTACAGCAGAATTggtactaaaaaataatgcagAACAAGTAGACTG GTCTGATGAAGAAGAGGAGGAAGACAAAAAATCAGTACCTATAACTTCATTTTTTGGTCAAAATAGTAAACAAGTTCAACAAAAAACACCTTTTTTTGATGATAGAGGTTTAATAGTTACAACTAAATTttag